In the genome of bacterium, the window TTTCCTGTTTCAACAATCTCTCCTTCATTTAAAACAAAAATTCTATCAACATTCCTTACAAGAGACAATCTATGAGCAATTATAAAAACAGTTCTTCCTTCAATCAATCTCTGCAATGCTTCCATTATTAAACTTTCAGATTCAGCATCAAGTGAAGATGTAAACTCATCAAGGATTAATATGGAGGGATTTTTAAGAAAAACTCTTGCAATTGCTATCCTTTGTTTCTGTCCTACAGATAAAGAATTTCCCATATCTCCAACATCCGTTTCATAACCATCAGGTAAATTTGAAATAAAATCATGGGCATTTGCAAGTTTTGCTGCTTCTATAACCTCATTTTCACTTACATTTTTTTTTCCAAAAGTAATATTTTCCATTACTGTTCCACTGAAAATAAATGGCTCCTGTAAAACTATTCCTATTTGAGACCTTAAATAAAAAATTTTGTAATCTTTTATATTTTTATCATCTATATAAATTGAACCTTTATTTACATCATAAAATCTCGGAATTAAACTTACAAGAGTAGATTTTCCTGCGCCACTTGGTCCAACAAGAGCAATTTTTTCCCCTTCTTTAACATCAAAAGATATATTTTTCAGAACATACTTTTCATCTTCATATGCAAAATAAACATTTTCAAATTTCACCTTTCCCTTCAAGTTTGTAGAAGGGAATATAGAATTTGGAGAGTCCTTCACATCTGAATATGCATCCATTATTTCAAAAATTCTTTCTCCAGCAGCCCTTGCATGCTGCATCATATGGTTTACCTGATTTAATTGATGAACAGGTGTGTAAAGTAAATGAAGATACCCTATATATGCAACAAGAGTTCCAACACTTATTTCTCCTGATACCACCTTTATACTTCCAAACCAGATAATTATCAAATATCCTAATGAACTTAAAAAAATTATCCAACTCTGATAAGTAGCCCATAATTTAGCAACATAAAGATTTATTTTAAAAAACTTCCTGCCTTTAAAAGAAAATTTTGCAAGTTGATGTTTTTCTCTTGCATATGCTTTTATTTCTTTCATTCCG includes:
- a CDS encoding ABC transporter ATP-binding protein — encoded protein: MELIKKLKDYVLEYKKDFVLLIIIVLFRNGIDLARPYISKIIIDKGIIPKNLLIVNQWGGLLFFLFLIYSRLMAFETITSNRIQQGVVYKLRNKVYHKLQKLSLSYFNKEKKGDVLSKLMSDVEQLQRIITDGFIIFLMSIFTFFGAFFILLKLNKVLTLLMMFPIGGIGFLVYVFTEKAHKGYREVRKIRGELTSSLQENIFGMKEIKAYAREKHQLAKFSFKGRKFFKINLYVAKLWATYQSWIIFLSSLGYLIIIWFGSIKVVSGEISVGTLVAYIGYLHLLYTPVHQLNQVNHMMQHARAAGERIFEIMDAYSDVKDSPNSIFPSTNLKGKVKFENVYFAYEDEKYVLKNISFDVKEGEKIALVGPSGAGKSTLVSLIPRFYDVNKGSIYIDDKNIKDYKIFYLRSQIGIVLQEPFIFSGTVMENITFGKKNVSENEVIEAAKLANAHDFISNLPDGYETDVGDMGNSLSVGQKQRIAIARVFLKNPSILILDEFTSSLDAESESLIMEALQRLIEGRTVFIIAHRLSLVRNVDRIFVLNEGEIVETGNHLQLLKEKGLYYKLYNLQYPLEKIEKEINELSKIKMGLSP